Proteins co-encoded in one Setaria viridis chromosome 9, Setaria_viridis_v4.0, whole genome shotgun sequence genomic window:
- the LOC117839475 gene encoding elongator complex protein 5 isoform X2 yields MAEAAVRYLRDGRLDGEHAPALAVEGSLQCCPLAAGAMLHVAAALTSQAAAGKAQARGLVVVAFDRSPEVYLEFMRRRGLDANYLNRCVRILDCYSDPLGWKQKIQNQQHQENSTKQFSTNKENVAVFRNVKDVKKLMYSITELGGGFEGEGKKHFSIAVDSVSTMLRHASVPSISGLISNLRSHEQVSSIFWLIHSDLHEPKVPRAFECLSTMVACVEPALVDPVCVESPRNMSILEQNYSKAKFTVRLKRRNGRVKHFYEDLYIDGNDIKFDSAPVSTEVNQSLVPKVQFNLELSEKERTDKANVVLPFEHQGKGEPIRIYDGRGSLLEGQRDPNLAPALVDEIAPKSGTAKGEIHYFRDSDDEQPDSDEDPDDDLDI; encoded by the exons ATGGCGGAGGCGGCTGTGAGGTACCTACGGGACGGGCGCCTCGACGGCGAGCACGCGCCGGCGCTGGCCGTGGAGGGATCACTCCAGTGCTgcccgctcgccgcgggcgcgaTGCTCCACGTCGCGGCCGCACTCACCTCCCAGGCCGCGGCAGGGAAGGCGCAGGCCAG GGGGCTGGTGGTTGTGGCGTTCGATCGGAGCCCGGAGGTGTACCTGGAATTCATGCGGCGCCGCGGCCTTGACGCAAATTATTTGAACCGATG TGTTCGAATATTGGATTGCTATTCTGACCCCCTTGGGTGGAAGCAGAAGATTCAAAATCAGCAGCATCAAGAGAACAGTACAAAGCAGTTCTCAACAAACAAAGAGAACGTTGCTGTTTTTAGAAATGTCAAGGATGTTAAAAAATTGATGTACTCCATTACTGAACTTGGAGGAG GGTTTGAAGGGGAAGGCAAAAAGCATTTTTCTATTGCTGTTGACTCG GTTAGCACTATGTTAAGGCATGCTTCAGTGCCATCAATTTCAGGCCTTATTAGTAATCTTCGAAGCCATG AACAAGTATCATCGATCTTTTGGCTGATACATTCAGACCTCCATGAACCCAAGGTGCCCCGAGCATTTGAATGTCTTTCTACTATGGTTGCTTGTGTGGAGCCAGCACTCGTAGATCCTGTGTGTGTAGAAAGTCCTAGAAACATGTCTATCCTGGAGCAAAATTATTCAAAAGCAAAGTTCACTGTGCGTCTTAAAAGACGAAATGGACGGGTGAAGCACTTT TATGAGGACTTGTATATTGATGGAAATGATATCAAATTTGATTCTGCTCCTGTAAGTACGGAAGTGAACCAAAGTCTAGTACCTAAG GTTCAGTTCAATCTTGAGCTGTCGGAAAAAGAGCGCACTGACAAGGCAAATGTTGTTCTTCCTTTTGAACATCAAG GAAAGGGTGAACCTATTCGAATATATGATGGCCGCGGATCCCTACTTGAGGGTCAACGAGACCCCAACTTAGCACCAGCCCTTGTGGATGAAATAGCTCCCAAATCTGGAACTGCGAAGGGTGAGATACATTACTTCCGTGATTCAGATGACGAGCAACCTGACTCAGATGAAGATCCAGATGATGACTTGGACATATGA
- the LOC117836583 gene encoding endo-1,4-beta-xylanase 5-like produces the protein MGRALFLSLLWVAMLSASRVVQALPYDYSSTSECLPEPLEPHYGGGIIRNSDFSAGLQGWTSFGYGVVEEGASASGNRYAVARNRTRPYQSVSQKVYLQNDTHYTLSAWLQVSNGSADIRAVVKTNGDFIHAGGVEARSGCWSILKGGLTAAAAGPAELYFESNATVEVWVDNVSLQPFSQEEWAAHHHTAIKSARKKTVRLRARDSAGKPVPGAQVRIEHVRSGFPLGSAMSAEILQSPAYQQWFTSRFTVTTFENEMKWYSTERVQGREDYSVPDAMLRFAKNHGIAVRGHNIFWDQPSQQPGWVQSLSYPQLRQATAKRIKSVMSRYAGQVIAWDVVNENLHFSFFEGKFGLDASAAFYRKAHQMDGNALMSMNEFNTLEQPGDPNAVPGKYLGKLFQIKKFPGNTNDGRMAIGLEGHFSTPNIPYIRAALDTMSKAGVPIWLTEIDVAPGPNQAANLEKILREVYSHPAVHGIILWTAWHQQGCYVMCLTDNNFRNLPTGDVVDKLIREWQTRSHAGVADADGYYEAELFHGDYEVTVSHPAANSTVVQSLSVDRKTDPNHVYPIHV, from the exons atGGGGAGGGCCTTGTTCTTGTCGCTGCTGTGGGTCGCCATGTTGAGTG CTTCTCGCGTGGTGCAAGCTCTTCCCTACGACTACTCGTCGACCTCTGAG TGCTTGCCGGAGCCGCTGGAGCCTCACTACGGCGGCGGCATCATCCGGAACTCCGACTTCAGCGCCGGCCTCCAGGGGTGGACGTCGTTCGGGTACGGCGTCGTCGAGGAAGGCGCGTCGGCGAGCGGCAACAGGTACGCGGTGGCGCGGAACCGGACGCGGCCGTACCAGAGCGTCAGCCAGAAGGTGTACCTGCAGAACGACACGCACTACACACTGTCCG CTTGGTTGCAGGTCAGTAATGGCAGCGCCGATATCAGAGCAGTCGTGAAGACCAACGGCGACTTCatccacgccggcggcgtcgaggcgcgGTCCGGATGCTGGTCCATTCTCAAAGGCGGCctcactgccgccgccgccgggccggccGAACTCTACTTCGAG AGCAACGCGACGGTGGAGGTGTGGGTGGACAACGTCTCGCTGCAGCCCTTCTCCCAGGAAGAGTGGGCGGCGCACCACCACACCGCCATCAAGTCGGCGCGCAAGAAGACGGTGCGGCTCCGCGCCCGCGACTCCGCCGGCAAGCCCGTTCCCGGCGCGCAGGTACGCATCGAGCACGTCCGGAGCGGCTTCCCTCTGGGCTCAGCCATGAGCGCCGAGATCCTGCAGAGCCCGGCGTACCAGCAGTGGTTCACGTCGCGGTTCACGGTGACCACCTTCGAGAACGAGATGAAGTGGTACAGCACGGAGCGCGTCCAGGGCCGCGAGGACTACTCCGTCCCCGACGCGATGCTCCGGTTCGCCAAGAACCACGGCATCGCCGTGCGCGGGCACAACATCTTCTGGGACCAGCCGAGCCAGCAGCCCGGGTGGGTGCAGTCCCTCTCGTACCCGCAGCTCCGGCAGGCGACGGCGAAGCGCATCAAGTCGGTGATGTCCCGGTACGCCGGTCAGGTGATCGCGTGGGACGTGGTGAACGAGAACCTCCACTTCAGCTTCTTCGAGGGCAAGTTCGGGTTGGACGCGTCGGCGGCCTTCTACCGCAAGGCGCACCAGATGGACGGGAACGCGCTCATGTCCATGAACGAGTTCAACACGCTGGAGCAGCCGGGCGACCCGAACGCGGTGCCCGGCAAGTACCTCGGCAAGCTGTTCCAGATCAAGAAGTTCCCCGGGAACACCAACGACGGCAGGATGGCCATCGGGCTCGAGGGCCACTTCAGCACCCCCAACATCCCCTACATCCGGGCCGCGCTCGACACCATGTCCAAGGCCGGCGTCCCCATCTGGCTCACCGAGATCGACGTCGCGCCGGGACCCAACCAGGCGGCCAACCTCGAGAAGATACTCAGGGAGGTGTACTCCCACCCGGCGGTGCACGGGATCATCCTCTGGACGGCGTGGCACCAGCAGGGGTGCTACGTGATGTGCCTCACCGACAACAACTTCAGGAACCTCCCCACGGGGGACGTCGTCGACAAGCTGATCAGGGAGTGGCAGACGCGCTCGCACGCCggcgtcgcggacgccgacgggTACTACGAGGCGGAGCTGTTCCACGGCGACTACGAGGTCACCGTCAGCCACCCGGCGGCGAACTCCACCGTGGTGCAGAGCCTCAGCGTCGACAGGAAGACCGACCCCAACCACGTATACCCCATACACGTCTAG
- the LOC117839475 gene encoding elongator complex protein 5 isoform X1 has translation MAEAAVRYLRDGRLDGEHAPALAVEGSLQCCPLAAGAMLHVAAALTSQAAAGKAQARGLVVVAFDRSPEVYLEFMRRRGLDANYLNRCVRILDCYSDPLGWKQKIQNQQHQENSTKQFSTNKENVAVFRNVKDVKKLMYSITELGGGFEGEGKKHFSIAVDSVSTMLRHASVPSISGLISNLRSHEQVSSIFWLIHSDLHEPKVPRAFECLSTMVACVEPALVDPVCVESPRNMSILEQNYSKAKFTVRLKRRNGRVKHFYEDLYIDGNDIKFDSAPVSTEVNQSLVPKFAQQVQFNLELSEKERTDKANVVLPFEHQGKGEPIRIYDGRGSLLEGQRDPNLAPALVDEIAPKSGTAKGEIHYFRDSDDEQPDSDEDPDDDLDI, from the exons ATGGCGGAGGCGGCTGTGAGGTACCTACGGGACGGGCGCCTCGACGGCGAGCACGCGCCGGCGCTGGCCGTGGAGGGATCACTCCAGTGCTgcccgctcgccgcgggcgcgaTGCTCCACGTCGCGGCCGCACTCACCTCCCAGGCCGCGGCAGGGAAGGCGCAGGCCAG GGGGCTGGTGGTTGTGGCGTTCGATCGGAGCCCGGAGGTGTACCTGGAATTCATGCGGCGCCGCGGCCTTGACGCAAATTATTTGAACCGATG TGTTCGAATATTGGATTGCTATTCTGACCCCCTTGGGTGGAAGCAGAAGATTCAAAATCAGCAGCATCAAGAGAACAGTACAAAGCAGTTCTCAACAAACAAAGAGAACGTTGCTGTTTTTAGAAATGTCAAGGATGTTAAAAAATTGATGTACTCCATTACTGAACTTGGAGGAG GGTTTGAAGGGGAAGGCAAAAAGCATTTTTCTATTGCTGTTGACTCG GTTAGCACTATGTTAAGGCATGCTTCAGTGCCATCAATTTCAGGCCTTATTAGTAATCTTCGAAGCCATG AACAAGTATCATCGATCTTTTGGCTGATACATTCAGACCTCCATGAACCCAAGGTGCCCCGAGCATTTGAATGTCTTTCTACTATGGTTGCTTGTGTGGAGCCAGCACTCGTAGATCCTGTGTGTGTAGAAAGTCCTAGAAACATGTCTATCCTGGAGCAAAATTATTCAAAAGCAAAGTTCACTGTGCGTCTTAAAAGACGAAATGGACGGGTGAAGCACTTT TATGAGGACTTGTATATTGATGGAAATGATATCAAATTTGATTCTGCTCCTGTAAGTACGGAAGTGAACCAAAGTCTAGTACCTAAG TTTGCTCAACAGGTTCAGTTCAATCTTGAGCTGTCGGAAAAAGAGCGCACTGACAAGGCAAATGTTGTTCTTCCTTTTGAACATCAAG GAAAGGGTGAACCTATTCGAATATATGATGGCCGCGGATCCCTACTTGAGGGTCAACGAGACCCCAACTTAGCACCAGCCCTTGTGGATGAAATAGCTCCCAAATCTGGAACTGCGAAGGGTGAGATACATTACTTCCGTGATTCAGATGACGAGCAACCTGACTCAGATGAAGATCCAGATGATGACTTGGACATATGA
- the LOC117839477 gene encoding uncharacterized protein: MKACAKAAGERLPLVRPPTGRALARSFVKVSRLPSQHETRSQVSCSIRVSENAADRFEATAENIFPATKDHVMKAIDAINRGQVIAVPTDTIYGFACDACSAGAVNRIYEIKGRVQTRPLAICVADVSDISRFALVDHLPHGLLDSLLPGPVTVVLKRGENSILERSLNPGLDSIGVRVPDLDFIRSIARGAGSALALTSANLSGRPSSVSVKDFEDLWPHCSYVFDGGILPSGRAGSTIVDLITPGVYKILRDGSSREETTTVLGKFGFVEAS; encoded by the exons ATGAAGGCGTGCGCgaaggcggcgggggagaggctCCCCCTGGTTCGTCCTCCCACCGGGCGGGCGCTGGCTCGGAG CTTTGTTAAGGTAAGCAGATTACCCTCTCAACATGAGACAAGGTCTCAAGTGTCATGCTCAATTAGGGTGTCAGAAAATGCAGCAGACAGATTTGAGGCCACCGCAGAAAATATTTTCCCAGCAACTAAAGATCATGTTATGAAAGCAATTGATGCAATCAACAGAGGACAAGTGATTGCAGTGCCCACTGATACAATATATGGGTTTGCTTGTGATGCCTG TTCTGCAGGAGCAGTTAATCGCATTTATGAGATCAAAGGGCGCGTACAAACACGCCCTCTGGCAATCTGTGTTGCTGATGTCTCGGACATATCACGATTTGCTTTAGTGGATCATTTGCCGCATGGCTTGCTTGATAGTCTACTTCCTGGGCCTGTCACTGTTGTTCTCAAACGAG GTGAAAATAGTATATTAGAGAGATCACTTAATCCTGGCTTAGATAGCATCGGAGTTCGTGTACCGGATCTGGATTTCATACGATCCATTGCTCGTGGAGCTGGAAGTGCACTTGCACTTACTAGTGCCAACTTAAGCGGACGGCCTAGTAGTGTCAGTGTCAAAGATTTCGAGGATTTGTGGCCACATTGTTCATATGTCTTTGATGGTGGAATACTTCCTTCTGGGCGTGCTGGTTCAACAATTGTTGACCTAATAACACCAGGAGTCTACAAGATATTGAGAGATGGAAG TTCAAGGGAGGAAACAACAACAGTGCTTGGCAAGTTTGGCTTTGTTGAAGCTTCGTGA
- the LOC117839478 gene encoding endo-1,4-beta-xylanase 4, with the protein MKISTGKLILILLIVLFEGFLVTSKSSVKVPYDYSANIECIKEPEKPLYGGGIISDASYPSSAGGKKLPCPTKGSVLKVDLKKDHHYALSAWLKLSKGTGDITAVIVTPDGKFVTAGAIAAQSGCWTLLKGGATSYSEGKGDLFFESNSTAEIMAESIALQGFSFDEWNAHREEVIAKDRKNKVKIMVESEGKPLPDAELSLEWVAKGFPLGNAMTKEILDIPEYEEWFTRRFKWATMENEMKWYSTEYHEGHEEYEVADRMLALAEKHNISVRGHNVFWDDQSHQMDWVSKLGEGKLKAAVAKRLKSVVSRYAGKVIHWDVVNENLHFRFFEDKLGKDASGEIFNEVAKLDGKPILFMNEYNTIEQPGDMAPLPTKYLAKLRQIQAYPGNKGLKYGIGLESHFDKPNIPYMRGSLDTLAAADVPVWLTEVDVTKGPKQVEYLEEVMREGFGHPGVRGIVMWGAWHAKGCYVMCLTDNKFKNLPVGDVVDKLLDEWRKVPEKPRTDDKGVFEAELFHGEYKVTVKHKSLPEPIVQTVDLDSSKSTAKITC; encoded by the exons ATGAAGATTTCAACAGGAAAGTTGATCTTGATCTTGTTAATCGTGCTGTTTGAAG GATTCTTGGTCACGTCA aaatcatcagtaaaagtccCCTACGACTACTCAGCAAACATTGAG TGCATCAAGGAGCCGGAGAAACCTCTGTATGGCGGCGGCATCATCAGCGACGCCTCGTACCCGTCGTCGGCCGGTGGCAAGAAGCTCCCCTGCCCAACCAAGGGCTCCGTCCTCAAGGTCGACCTCAAGAAGGACCACCACTACGCACTCTCCG CTTGGCTGAAGCTTTCCAAGGGCACCGGCGACATCACTGCTGTGATCGTGACGCCTGACGGCAAGTTCGTCACCGCCGGCGCAATCGCGGCCCAGTCCGGCTGCTGGACCTTGCTCAAGGGTGGCGCCACCTCCTACTCCGAAGGCAAGGGCGATCTCTTCTTCGAG AGCAACTCAACAGCGGAGATCATGGCGGAGAGCATCGCGCTGCAGGGTTTCAGCTTCGACGAATGGAATGCTCACCGCGAGGAAGTTATTGCCAAG GACCGCAAGAATAAGGTGAAGATCATGGTGGAGTCCGAGGGCAAGCCGTTGCCGGACGCGGAGCTGTCGCTGGAGTGGGTGGCCAAGGGCTTCCCCCTGGGCAACGCCATGACCAAGGAGATCCTGGACATCCCCGAGTACGAGGAGTGGTTCACGCGGCGGTTCAAGTGGGCGACCATGGAGAACGAGATGAAGTGGTACAGCACGGAGTACCACGAGGGGCACGAGGAGTACGAGGTGGCGGACAGGATGCTGGCTCTGGCGGAGAAGCACAACATCTCGGTGCGCGGCCACAACGTGTTCTGGGACGACCAGAGCCACCAGATGGACTGGGTGAGCAAGCTCGGCGAGGGCAAGCTCAAGGCCGCCGTGGCGAAGCGGCTCAAGAGCGTCGTCTCCCGCTACGCCGGCAAGGTCATCCACTGGGACGTGGTGAACGAGAACCTCCACTTCAGGTTCTTCGAGGACAAGCTCGGCAAGGACGCGTCCGGGGAGATCTTCAACGAGGTGGCCAAGCTCGACGGCAAGCCCATCCTCTTCATGAACGAGTACAACACCATCGAGCAGCCCGGCGACATGGCGCCGCTGCCGACCAAGTACCTCGCCAAGCTCAGGCAGATCCAGGCGTACCCCGGCAACAAGGGCCTCAAGTACGGCATCGGCCTGGAGAGCCACTTCGACAAGCCCAACATCCCCTACATGAGGGGCTCCCTGGAcacgctggcggcggcggacgtgcCCGTCTGGCTCACCGAGGTCGACGTCACCAAGGGGCCCAAGCAGGTGGAGTACCTGGAGGAGGTGATGAGGGAGGGGTTCGGGCACCCGGGCGTCAGGGGCATCGTCATGTGGGGCGCATGGCACGCCAAAGGCTGCTACGTGATGTGCCTCACGGACAACAAGTTCAAGAACCTCCCCGtcggcgacgtcgtcgacaAGCTCTTGGATGAGTGGAGGAAGGTGCCCGAGAAGCCCAGGACGGACGACAAGGGCGTGTTCGAGGCCGAGCTCTTCCACGGCGAGTACAAAGTAACCGTCAAGCACAAGTCGCTCCCGGAGCCCATCGTGCAGACGGTGGACCTCGACTCCTCCAAGTCGACGGCCAAGATAACATGTTGA